attgtttactaAACATTCACTTCTCTGCACTATACTCTACTCAGAGCTGTGTATTTGTGATCACTCAGGCTGCATGTCGATACCAAATGTGAACAGGCTCATAGTGTAGCAATAGCCAAAATGGGGTTACCCGAGATAACATTCAGACTGGAAGCAGTAATTTGACATTGTCAAAACCTGAAAAAATATGCTATCTAAAGCTCACTTGTTACTCATTGTTACTTGTTTGTTTGACGTGCGCAcaaacaaaaaggtaaaaactTTAGTTTGTAACCATGCTGGGTTACATGCTGTAACAGTTTCCTGACAAAAACTGTTCCTCTGTCTGGAAAATTTGGCAGCCTCACTGTGATGACAAGATCCCGGGAAGTCAATGTGCCCGGCTGTTGGTCAGCAAGAAACTGTCGCAGTTTGCAGCTTACCCAACAacctctttttcagttttttctttttagtttttttttttttttttacacaaagaagaTACAAGATGTTCTCAggcatattttaaaatgtttacagtcaGACTTACTGTTActtctgcttccagtctttacgCTGAAGCCTCTCATTGTCTACTTATCTTTTTTATCTAATTCTCAGTCATAAAGTAAAATGTGTACTTAAGATGCAGTAAGAGAGGTTGGAATTGTACTGAAGACTAGCCTccatcattatcatcatgatTACACAGGATGGTCACTGTTTGTAAGATTGCAGGCTGTAAGATTAAAAACACTATTGTAAATCTTagaattttctattttttttttttttaactatgtAACATCGGTGGATAAAGAAGCATTAAGTAGCCTAATGGTTGATGAGAAGTACATGTAAGCTTATTTCTTCCCAGAGTCAGTATTTCAGAAATCCGTTTCCCCTCTGTGTCTTTCCAGTCTTGTCCTTTATATTAAATCTTTGCTTTCCAAAGCTCTGAGGCTGCCATCTTCACACCACGGAGTGCAATGGGCCCCTTCTCATGTGCTGTGCTCAGGAATGGGAATCATGCTCACAGACAGCACAGTAATAACATACCAATTCAAACGACATCACACAATTGAACCCTGTTCAGATGAGAGACAAGAGTGAGCAAGGTTGTTGTATTAAACACAGTCAGACTGGTTGTCAGATGGTGATTATGTGTGTAGCATGGACATTTAGCTTGATTTAAAGGCATAGCACCCCTGTGATGAAGTCTTCATCTGCGCCAAGAACACAATATGTTCACAATAtgattgtcaaaaaaaaaaaaaaaacatacagtgtatGAACTGTTGTACACTGTATTTTAACCTGGCTACAACAGGAAGCATACCATTTGAATCTGTATACATGAGTAAAAATAAAGGGATGGTGCAAATGTATTAGAATACATTCCTTACAAATACTAAGCTgcaacacatacagtacagtatatctACCGGATCACCCTTACAGCCATTATCAGCTCAAAGTAAATATAAGTTTTGGTCACATGAAAGTGAAGTAAAAACTGTATAATGCATAACCCTGTGCTgctttacagtgtgtgtgtgtgtgaacagattattattattactgggTGAGATGCTGGTGGAGGGTGAACAAACAGTAGGAGTGGGGGTGCAAAGTGTAACGTAGTCTGCAAACAACAGATTAATAGAGTCCGCGCTCAAAAAAGCCTCTTATATGTTATAAGCTATGACTTGTAAGTTTCTGATCCTCTGCGTCAAAGGTAGTCACCGCTGTGTCATAAAGCTGAACATGCATTCGTCATAAATGCAGCTCAGACACAGCAGGCTGATCGTGACAGGCTCCATTACTCCATTACattactaaccctaaccctagtaTGATTAATGTCACAAGAATGTAAATCCAAAATACTCTCACCCATGTGGAGGCTTGAGTTATGTCAATCCCACTTAGTTAACAAAGAATTTCAGCAACTTTAAGTCCAGCGTTAAACTGGAATTTCATATGAAGGTTGGTACAAAATCCTGGCCTTGAAATTCAATTTCAGTAGTTTTAAGGACATAGTTCAACGATTTGGGAGATGCGCTTTGCTTTCTTAATGAGAGCTGGATGAGAACTGAGAGCTGGAAGAAAATATTGACACCGGTTGTGAAATGGTGGGATACAGCTAGAGCAACCTCGCGAATCACTGAGGAGACACCGAGAAGCTGGCTCGTCTTTATCAATAAATACTGACAACACGCAACTCCCACTGAAAccatatgttgttttttaggATGTCTGTTcttgtaaaaatgaaacacacaagataaaatctgtaaaaggtcccatattgtagaaattTAAATTTCCATGTCTGTtttgattataaagcaggtgtgactgatgctgcagcaatggacactgtgtgaaaaaacacatgCTTTAATAGGCTCATTAAAGCATGATGGCTAAAataaagtatgaacctgaaaatgagcctAAAATGGAACCTTGGACTCTGAAGCTGTCAATGTGCTGCCTGGCTGGCGTATTTTTGAACCATGCGGCTGCCTTCAGTATTAATGCCAACCTGGGCTGAATGCCTTCTGCATCCAGCACTGTATATATAGttcacaatatatatatattgatctCACACACTGTTCCCAAACCATTGGACAAATCCTTTAAAGTCCTTCAAATATCTACTTAAGAACTGTGTCAGGCAGGAAACTGGTGACAGGATTTACTGTATTCGTGAGGGGGGccatgacatgcagcaaagctCCAAAGCCCAGTCCAGGGTGCTGCTGTTTAAAGGCATGTTACCTGATCTGCTGCTTGGAGGACCGtaagaaacaaattaaaacaaatgttaattaGCTTTTGCAGTGTATGCAGCCATGTCCGTGGCATCTTCAGGGCTGACAAATCTTTTTTCTACTTGGAGGCCTGACTTTCTTCCCGACTGAAACACACCATTACGTCTACACCCAAGCAGCTTTTATTATATATCCAAGGCAATGGAAAATGTGATGGCATCCATCATGTTAAGGGCTAAATGTAATATTATATTAGTGTGTTGGGCTTTGAATagatgaaaacagctgtttgccacagacacaaacagctgcaggtaAAAATCAAAAAGAGCTTTTCTACTGCTGACGAAGTCTTCGATGGCCTGATGACTGAGAGCTGTGGCCCTTGATGTCTTGCTTCTGTTAATGCTACGATACAAATACCTAAATGGGACCACGTTCCCTAATTACAGTGGCCTAAACACCtaaactaaaaatatttttatttgattattattttttttacaaaaacattactCATCTATTCACAAGATGATCGAAGTTTTAAGTCAGTTTGGCGTTAGTGCACATACAGCTtacagaagcaggaggagcacaATGATTTAATATGATGACACTGTAGAGTGTACTGTGTCTGTTCACACTATGAATTAAATAGCTTTCAGTGACCTTTCAGCTTAAATCTATATAGATTTCACTATTATTTACAATGTTGCAGTGACAAAAGATTTCAGGCAAAGCATCGCACAAACTATGACAGGTAGAAACCAACAACAGTTGCCAGGCTACAGGGGGTCATAGTTCATGGATTTACCTGCACCTTTAGTGTGCTCAGTAGTCCTTTAACACCCCACTGTGGCTTCACGCTACACTCCAAGACCTGATCACCTCTGCACGCTTTCTGTGTTATCTGAACTTAACAGGGCCCAGTACACGTTGACTCATGCTACACCACTTGAATTTAGAGATACAACTCACTTATAAGGTACACATTGGGATATACATTCGCCCCATGTTTGAAAAGAATCCCAGATATCAGAGGAACCCGCACACAGAGAGGGCACGAAGCACAAGGTGAGGAAGTGATGGATGGTGAAATCACAGGGTGCTGAGCCCTGAGTGACTTGGTTTCGATGGACAGCTGTGAGACGAGGTGAGCTCTTGGTGAGACAAGACAGTGTTTGGGCGCACAGAGTTCTCAGTCAGCAGTGGCAGCCCTTCTCAGCGGTTGCGGTAGCTAGTTCCTCTTCGTCCTCTGCCGGGTAGAGGACCTTGGCGGTGAGGCCGCTCTTCACACCGTCCCAGCCGTCTCGGGTGACAATCTCGCCCATCTTCATCAGCTCGTAGATGTCTCTGGTCAGCAGCTCGAAGGCCCGATCCACGTTGCTGTTGCACTTGGCTGACGTCTCCACGTAGCGGATGCCCAGCTCGGCAGCCAGCTGCTCCGCCTCGTCCCGGCTCACCTTGCGGTCCTTGTTGAGATCGCTTTTGTGGCCTATGAGGATGTAGACCATGTGGTGAGGCAGAATGTGCTCACTCACTTCCTTGTGCCACTCCCTCACATGGTCAAAGGTCTTGCGATTGGTGAGGTCGAAGACTAGTAGCCCGCCGACAGAGTTGCGATAGTAAGATGTTGTGATGGACCTGGTGGGTACATAGATTAATGACATGTGAGTAATTCAATTCCGAACATTCTGGACACAAATAATGGCCTGCCAGCAAAGGCTCTGCACTGTATCTAAGATCAAAAACTCTTTTTAGGTAAGATAATGAACCAGGTGGTCTGTTACACAGAACTATCTGAGAAGGCACCACTAGAAACCCTTTGTAAAAGGGCAGGAACGTTCAAAATATACTTGGCAAGTGATCGAcaatccatctgtctgtcactgtcaatCACGGGgtaacttcaaccaatcagatcaacagtaggagGGTGTTACCGGCAGACTCTGGGAGAAGAGCAAACAAATTCCACTGAGAAAAGCCTTCAGAGACTCTGCAGGATGATGTTTctcaaagaaaaactgtttacTCTAGTATAACTAATGCTATAGCAGCATCTACACTAATCTCTCTTGCTGGCCATGACACCTAAACCATGCATAGCTGCCATACTCTAAGATAAGATAATTGGATTTTCTGCTG
This window of the Acanthopagrus latus isolate v.2019 chromosome 3, fAcaLat1.1, whole genome shotgun sequence genome carries:
- the rab42a gene encoding ras-related protein Rab-42a, with product MDILWQYQFRIILLGDSTVGKSSLLKRFTDGIYSDVADPTVGVDFYARSLDIEPGVKIKLQLWDTAGQERFRSITTSYYRNSVGGLLVFDLTNRKTFDHVREWHKEVSEHILPHHMVYILIGHKSDLNKDRKVSRDEAEQLAAELGIRYVETSAKCNSNVDRAFELLTRDIYELMKMGEIVTRDGWDGVKSGLTAKVLYPAEDEEELATATAEKGCHC